The Paenibacillus sp. BIC5C1 DNA segment GACTCTATGAGCCAGTACACGGTTCAGCACCGGATATCGCAGGTCAAGGACTGGCGAACCCGATCGCAACGATCCTTTCTCTGGCATTGATGTTCCGTACAACCTTTGGTTATGCAGAAGGTGCTGACGCAATTGAAGCAGCCGTGTCTGATGTGCTGAATGCGGGGCATCGTACAAGCGACATCGCTGTAGACAAGAGCAAAGCGATCAGTACGACAGAAATGGGCGATCTGATCGTCGCGGCAATTCAGAAACAGGCTTAATAATAGTAAGAACAGTACAGCCCTTTGCTCCGTTCCGGAATTGCAGAGGGCTGTTCCTTTATGATTTTTGCCACGAAAAATCCTTATTTATAATTATTATAATAAAACAACGATTATAATCTTGACTTTGAGAAGTCCGGATGATAACATTTTACTTGTACTTGTTATCAAGTAACAAACCCATTTTAATTACAGGAAAAGCGTTCTCGTTTTTCTTGATGATGAGCATTCAACTTGAGTGCTTACATAATCCCAAAGGAGGAATTGTTAGTTATGGCAGAACGTTTGGTTGGTAGACCCGCACCGGATTTTGCAATGGAAACAGTATCGGGAGATGGACAAGACTTTGGTTCCGTAAAACTGTCCGATTATCGTGGCAAATGGCTCGTATTTTTCTTTTATCCTTTGGATTTCACTTTTGTGTGCCCAACTGAAATTACAGCTTTGAGTGATGCTGCTGAGCAATTCAAAGCTTTGGATACTGAAGTTCTTGGCGTGAGCGTTGACTCCGTACACAGCCACAAAGCTTGGATCAACACACCTAAAGACAGCAATGGTCTTGGTCAATTGAACTTCCCACTTGCTTCCGATATCACGAAACAAGTTGCTAAAGATTATGGCATTCTGATCGAAGAAGAAGGCGTTGCACTGCGCGGCTTGTTCATCATCGATCCAGAAGGCGAATTGAAATACCAAGTCGTTAACCACAATGATGTAGGCCGTAGTGTTGAAGAAACACTTCGTGTACTGCAAGCTCTGCAATCCGGTGGATTGTGTGCAATGAACTGGAAGCCAGGCGACAGCAATCTGTAAGCCTGACTGAACTTGAACGTTTATTGTTCAAGCCCTCATCCCTTATGGGATTGAGGGCTTTTTGCACCCTTTTGCGAGAATCTAGGTCCTAAAAGAAGAAAAGTGTTTAAACAAAGACGTAAACGTGGTAATGATGTAATAGAAGAAAGCCTTCATTTTATCTCTGGAAAGAGGAATCGAAGGGCCTCAAGGCGAATAGGGTATGGAAACCCGGTAAATATTCCGGTGCTCTGCATTTATAATTTGTACATGAATGTGATACACTGATGGAACTATTCCTTTTTCGGAAGTGCTTGAAGTGTACGGGACTGCTATCCAACAAAAAGTCTCGGCACGTTATAAGGAGGGTGAACAAAAATGAGTTACTGTTGTGGGGCAAGTATGGTGGGAACAAAGGGCACGCTGAAGCATTACCGCACCCAGGTTCATAATGTTCCCCTGCTGTTTTGTCCGGTGTGTCACCGGGTAGAAGTGCATTATAAAGTGGAAAATGAATATGAAATTTTGGCTGAATATGCGCATGGAGATGGTGCGTCGGAGATTGATTTTCAAGATTACGTGACTGAAGATGAAGATGCGATTTTTGAAAATTGCGTGAATCGTGAAAGCGAGGATGCTATGGTCATTGTGCAGCGTCAGATCGACATGTCTCTGGATCTGCTTCGTCTTGCCAAGGAAATGAAGGATGAGAAATGGGAGAGTGAACTCAAGCGTCGCTTAGCCGTCATGAGTCAGCGCAGACTCAAAATTCAGCATAATAAGAGTGGACTATAGATTGAATTTAATTATTTAAAATTTAAACTATACAAACGGAGCTTATTCGCTAATCGAGCGAAAAAGCTCCGTTTTTGTTGTATATAGAAACTAATTCACGGTTTTTCTTAAAATAATTTCCATTCGACACTTTCTCCGATTGACTCCCTTCTATAAACTTGTCTATGATAAAAACAGACTTGCAAAAGAGGCGGAGCAAAAAATGTTCGTGTTTGGGAATAGGAGAAGGTTAGAATGGAACAGACGTATATTGTTTTCCGGATCGACTCTTGGTTACCCGGAATAGACCAGCTTGGGTTCCGGACATGCCATCCATATTTTCGGCTCAGCCCCCTAATGAAAGGGCACCGGTAATGAAAAATAAAATCGGCCCTTCCTGTTTCTGTGATGATATGATGTCCGAATGGCAAGTTTATCATTTACGTGAAAAGGAGGAACCTGACATGATTAGTGAATTTCAGGATACAGTGCCTCGACCAACGGATGGATTCCCGCCTGTACATCTGGATAACAACAAATATGAGAATGTCCTGGAGCATCTGGATAGCGGAATAATGTTGTTTGACAGTAATGGTGTATTGACGTTTATTAACGTTCAGATGGCAAAATTGTTGGAGCTTCCTAGGAGTCTATTGAGCGGCTGCACCCTGATGCAAATGCTGCATCATCCACAGATGAGCCGATTCAAGAAAAAGAAAATTTTACGCATCTATCGGGAAACTATCTTTCATCGTAAGCGCTATCATGAACTGATTGACGAGTATGGCAGGCATTGGCTGGTTACAGTAACGTATGGGGATCAGATGGATGGGGACTTCCTCTTCAGTGTGAAGGATGTTTCCGATTATAAACAGATTGAGCAGACCGCTTATCAAAATGACAAACTTGCAATGTTGGGGCGGATTTCGGCATCGATTGCCCATGAAATTCGCAATCCTTTGACGGCTATCCGCGGATTTATCCAGTTGCTTCGTCCTCATTTGCTACAATTGGGGAAAGACGAGTACGCTCGAATCATTCTAACGGAGATTGACAGAGCGAACGACATTATCTACGAATTTCTAAATTCCTCGAAACCGTCAGCTCCTCAGAAGACCATTATGTCTGTTAACTCTTTGCTCAAAGAGGTGGTCTTGCTGACAGAAAGCGAAGGATTAATGAAGGGGTGCGAGATTACCCTGGATGAAGCAGAAGTCCCGTTAAATGTGTCCATTGATGTCAAACAGATTAAGCAGGTCATTTTGAATATGGTTAAAAACGCAATGGATGCCATCGAGGATGTGGGAGAAGAGCATACTGGCTTGATTCAGATCTCTACGGGAACCGAGAACAAGTATGTGCAGATCTCCATTGCTGATAATGGACAGGGGATGGACCACAACACTCTTGTGCGCCTGTTTGACCCGTTTTTCACCACCAAAGAGAGCGGAACAGGATTGGGGCTATCCGTGAGTTATCGCATTATCAAAAATCACGGAGGCAACATCTCTGTGGATAGCAAAAAAGGGGAAGGCACCCGGTTCATCATTATGCTTCCTTTGGTGTAAAGACAAGAGTTATGCGAACAGGAATTGGCCAACCCGCCGATTCCTGTTGTTTTTTGTTGGGACGATTAGGGTTATAGTTAGAATGAATGCGAATACATAGCTCAATATACGGGAGGAAGAACCAATTATGAATATCCAGGGAATGGAACAAATGAACAAACTGCTAATGGACCATGTAGGGAAGATCATTGTGGGCAAAGACCATACGATTGAGCTTGTGATGACAGCAATCATTGCCTCGGGGCATGTCCTTCTGGAGGACGTACCTGGTACGGGGAAAACCATGTTGGCCAAATCAGTAGCCTCTTCACTGGATTGTACCTTCCAGCGTATTCAGTTCACACCGGATCTGTTGCCATCTGATTTGACGGGTATTCATTTTTTCAACCAAAAAGAAGGTGACTTTGAATTCAGACCTGGCCCCCTGTTTGCCAACCTGGTGCTGGCGGATGAGATTAATCGGGCTACACCGCGTACCCAGTCCAGTTTGCTGGAGTG contains these protein-coding regions:
- a CDS encoding peroxiredoxin, with translation MAERLVGRPAPDFAMETVSGDGQDFGSVKLSDYRGKWLVFFFYPLDFTFVCPTEITALSDAAEQFKALDTEVLGVSVDSVHSHKAWINTPKDSNGLGQLNFPLASDITKQVAKDYGILIEEEGVALRGLFIIDPEGELKYQVVNHNDVGRSVEETLRVLQALQSGGLCAMNWKPGDSNL
- a CDS encoding ATP-binding protein, translating into MISEFQDTVPRPTDGFPPVHLDNNKYENVLEHLDSGIMLFDSNGVLTFINVQMAKLLELPRSLLSGCTLMQMLHHPQMSRFKKKKILRIYRETIFHRKRYHELIDEYGRHWLVTVTYGDQMDGDFLFSVKDVSDYKQIEQTAYQNDKLAMLGRISASIAHEIRNPLTAIRGFIQLLRPHLLQLGKDEYARIILTEIDRANDIIYEFLNSSKPSAPQKTIMSVNSLLKEVVLLTESEGLMKGCEITLDEAEVPLNVSIDVKQIKQVILNMVKNAMDAIEDVGEEHTGLIQISTGTENKYVQISIADNGQGMDHNTLVRLFDPFFTTKESGTGLGLSVSYRIIKNHGGNISVDSKKGEGTRFIIMLPLV